The genomic window ACGCCGTAGCGACGGAGCATGCACCTGCGCTGTATCTTTTCCCAGAGCTTTCGCTCTCCTCGTCTCCCTGCTTCATCAGCTCGTCTGCCACCAGCCTGGGCATCACCGAGTGGATCATCCGCTCCTTCAGCACTTTCTCCACCTCCAGGTCCTTTCCATGCATGATGGCCTGCCCCACCTTGAGGAAGGTACTACGAGAACGCACCTCGGACATAATGAATATGTGGATGCCGATGACGTGTGCGCACAGGTGTAGGAGGGCTTTACCTGGGCCGAGCCATCTCAGAGTGTCCCAATCTGAACTATGCAGGAGATGCAACCAGCCAAAAGCCTCATAGAGGAAAGAATACAAAAGTCCAAGAAGCACACATGCATACAGACGCAAATGCAGCACACTGTACAGCAAAAGCAGCACCTCCATACAAAGAGAGAACGTCCCAACAGGTGATATGCAAGGTGCATGTTGAGAGGACACGTCACCTAGTGATTGATTCTTCCCACCAAAATGAGCAAAGTGGCCAGTTTGCGTCTGAGGTGCCAGTGTGATGCCAAACATGATTACTGTGAGTAAAAAGGAGGCGTGGTTATAAAAACGTGCATACACTTTCGAAAAAGTAAACCAGAGGAAGACGAGGcacaccacaaaaaaaaacccaGTCGGCACCAGGAAGTTTGTAGGGTCACACCTGGTGTTATTGATCGCAAAGTACACTGCCCACAGGAACGCAGCAATGGCCAGGTAAAACAAAACGTAGCGGAAGCGTCTCTGCAACTGTGGAAAGCAGCGCTCCCGGCATGCCTCCTCCAGGATGGGCGAGTCAAATTTGGGGTCCCAGCACTGTGCGGCAGACCTTTCAAACAACGGTGGCACTCTTCTCTGACTGCTCAGATGAGTCATGATAGCCTTGGGTACACCCAACTCCCCAGAGCTGCAGCTGGATGAGATGCTATATTTGCAAGGCTTGCCGCTGGGCACATTTGCACGCTCGCCCTCTCGGTCTGGACCGACCTGTTGAATGCGGGGGTCGCTTATTCGCACGGTAACAGCCCCTCCTTCACTATCGCACCCAACCTCCGTCTCTTGCTGTGGCAATGCCATGGCGATGAGACAACAATTGTCTTTAAGTGATCACATATCAGCTACTGCCAAGAGTTAAAAAGGTGGCATTTTAATATAGACCAAGATTGTTATAAAAAAGGGTCGCTTCCACGTACTGTGTGCATTTAATACAAAAATGGGCCGTTCTGGACTCTTGAGCAGTTCGTTATCCGTGCTCCGATTACGTCAGCACTCGGATTCCTTTATATTATCTGGCTCAGAAGTGCGTGAACGCGCATGCGTGTTCTTTGACTCCGCGCGTGCGGCCGAGACTGACGCACTGTCATTCGCTCTGTTCCTTCTCGAGCACATCGCTTTTATTTCACACACAATACAAAAGCAACTACGTATCATTAAAAGAGAAAACGTGTAAGGTGCTGTCTGTCCATCTAGGGGTTGAGAAGCTGTCGTGAAATTAGAGTTTAATCCAGTCAACACCGTCCATCAGACATCCTCTCCTATGTTTGAATTGACTTTCCCTTTACAATCTACATTCGAAAGtaatttcattttacatttcgtATTTCCAAATGCCAGATTTCACACATTTCTTGTAGTCGCTTTCGTCAGTTTTCAGTCCGCAAATATCAAACGTAACTTGTCAGCTTGTCTCTAGAGACTTATCGGTCAAAAAGCGCCCGTTTCTgagagaaacatttttaaaagcacgAATTTTCCCTTTAGAGctacaaaaaaacacttttagttCAACACTTAAGTCTCTAGCAAGAAATGTTGTGACATCAAAACGAAGCAATAATTACCCTCATATTCATAACCCGTAAACTGAGGAAAAGTAAACGTCTGTCTGTAAGACTATACAGTTGCTCGTTTTTCGTCCAAAACTAGGGCAGATCCCGTTACTGCCCCTGTCGTGGGTAAAAAGGACGGCCTATTCCCATGGAGGAGCCCCCTCCTTTCCTGAACACCCACTCCGGATAACAACAGTGAATATTCCGGCTttcaaaaagcatttaaatacTTCCAAACACAAGTTGCGCTTGAAGCTCAATTTGACGTCGCGACAACTTTTAATGACATCAGCCGTTTGCGTGTCGCTGCCGTACACATCTGCCAGCTCGAGACGATAAATAACACTTacgatttaaatgttttaagaagAAAATACTTATGACATCGAGCCACTTTGACAAGTCTAAGTCTGCTGACGAGAAAACTATATCCTCGCTCACGTGAATATGTTTTGTAGTCCTACGTAGTCGTTCTTAATCAGCTCCCAAAGTTATTTCAAACAATATCAATGCAAAGTATTCAAAACGAAGACGAAAGTTTTGTTCATCCAGGCCTCGACACTCGTGGAGTTCAGAGCAAGAATGACTATTCACGTAACGTTACTCCCTCACTTCAAACACATCCTCGAACACCACTCTCCGATTTATTCCTCAGGGACGCCATGAAGAAACGCCTTTTCCGTCTAGTATTCCTCCAAAACTCCGTACAAGTCCGATATTTTCCGCGGGCAAGCTCATGCCAGGCGAACGCGGCGCGGCTCCGTCGCGTACTCTTTCGTCAGCTCTCGGTTCTCCTCGCCGCCCGCGCGAGCCTGTTGAAGGCTGTGTCTGCTTCAGATCGGAGTTCAACCCGCTGGTTGGCGCTTTACCCGGGCGCGGCGTTCACCAGCACCACCACCATGTTCTGAGCACACTCGGAGAAGATGGTTGTGGGCGTGCTGTGTGCAGCAGGGTGGACAAGTTGACTACAGTGTTGGAATACAGGGGAGGGGGCAAGTCCGAGGGGAGCGCGCACGCAGGGCTCGCTTAACGGCAACGCGCACGCATGAGAAAGTCAAGTTGGACTGATGTTCTATGGGCACGGGGcccaatattttttaatataaaagaaCAGGTTCGTCTAGTGTGattataaaagtatttatttaacgTGCCTAGATTACTTCTTAGAAACCGTATTTGACATGCTCTTTGAATAATACCGATAATTAAAAGTATGTACACaaagaaaatgtacaaaaatctaACGAGTTTGTATAgcatattgtatttattttatgatttattaaacTAACCCCAACAAATTGCTGCTgtttttagagagagagagagagagagagagagagggagagagagagatggagaatgAGAAAAATGGTTTaccgtttttttttctcaaaagttCTACttaatgcttttatccaaagcaacttacagtacTCAAGCCATACATCTAGAGCTCAAGTTTATTTTATgcaaagttttcattttaaagttaggtTATGATACAATTAGTAATCGTATTTTACTTTAATTAAAacaatagtttaaaaaaagtgtgTTATGTTTCCATATAAAGACCCAAAAAAAGTGTGTGGGTGTCGTATCTCACAGAAACATATTTGAGATTTTTGAGATTCTAGGTGCGTCTTGAACTTTGATCCAGCAGATAAGTCGCATCCAAGTGATAATCACCCCATGCTTCCTGTGTCAAACATGTATCTTGTCCACGTTCACAGACATGCTGTGTTGTGTCAGAATTGAAAGTTTATGGCACAGGACTCTGTTGAGGAATTTAACCAACACCAACTTCATCCTTCAAGCACGGCTTTAATTCTTAGTGCACATTTTTCAACTCCAAGACAGTGCAGATCATAAAATAGTAGGGTTCTTTTAGAAGTACTGTATTTATTGCAAATCTGACTTTAACACTTATCAGCAGTACTGTATGCTTTgttgcagatgtttttacaaattCACAAATCTTATATACGAGTCATAAAGAATtgaaaatagcataagagataTGATATGTTATAAGATGTCgtatttttacataatattatacagtatatgctgtcAATTTGGCATGCTATATGATATGGCTCTATTTATTATGAAGTGTTTATATAATTGCTGTAGGCCACACATTCTATTCTTACgtaaataaatggacataaACCTTgctgttgtgtttcatttacacACTGAAACCTGATAAGAGATAATGATAACACAAACAGCTCCTTTTATGATGTCAAAGggtacttcatttacaagtgtGATAAATCTTTATTGCAGCGGGTACGGTAATATTTTACGCCATCTAGTGGACATTTGGGGTTATCTCGCGTTCAACTAGTGGTTTTACAAGCTCTTCAACTCCAGAAATGTGTAAAAAGGCCCATTTCAGCTGAAAACACATTGCAAGACTAGTCATCTATCAGTCTCCCAATCAATTCAGTTATTTAGTCATGTCTCATTTTATTGACACTGATATTCAGTTAAATGCTACATTGTCATACTGTGTGAaccaaaagagaaaacaaacacaatttaaTGTGACCATAGCTTAACATGCAGTAACGTGAGCAAACTCAATAGTGACACTAGAAATTGCCTTGCTAGTAAACTGTACAGAGTAAAATGATCAATTAACAAGTGAAGCTGAAGAAATGGACTAATGATGAAACAATGAAGTCATATtcacacttttaaaacaacaatcaaaagaaaaataaataacattaaaggaTGTGGTATTTGTACGGACTATTGATacatgtaatataaataaataaaatgagtttGGCAAGATGAGTTAAATAAGAGCAACAAAAGTAagaataacagaaaaacagactTCTCATTGCTGCGAATCTTTTGCAATATTTcctatgtattatttataaccTGTTCCTCTCACCTTGGAGTCCATCCATCCATACAACGATATCATCACCGTCCTTCCGAAAActcgtatgtccaaattcactgtttgaAAGGGAAACGGAAAAAACgcagtacttttaaaatgataaaaaataccgtgttgtcaaagttgacaaataCTTTTTAATACCTTTTATCGGTTATatgtttgcaaaacccagcgACAACCATAAAGggtaactaataataatgatctatggcaaaaaatgaaaatcacggaatttggagatacaaggtttcagaaggacagcagcgatttaTTAAATTCTTTGGTGCCCTAAGTGCAATATGACTAGTAGGAATTAAAGCCTCCTTTAAATCCATCTGTTATCCACACTCTCAGTCTCTCGCTCCATCACTGTCTCCGCCAAGGATTTTGGGGTTTCTCCTTGGTCTCTGCGGGTGGCTCTGCTTTGGCTTGCTTCTTCTCTGCCAAGTTACTGAGTAAAGCAGGCAGGTCCTCTGTGATCGCCTTCTCAATCTTCTCCAATAGGCATCCACCCGACCAGCTGCAGTGTGAGGAGAGCAGTTTAAAGCCGCTTGGAGGATTCACTCCGAAGAAGTCCCGGTACGCCTCCGGTTCTGGCAAGTCAAACTTGCTCACGTTGGTCTTGGCCAGGATGGACTTGAAGATGTAGAACTTGTCAGGGTCACTGACAATATCCCGGAAGACCTCGTCGGGGTCACTGAACCAGCCCAGCTTGTCATGGTACGTCTGCAGATAGCGGTCGACCAAGAGGGTGTGGATGCGCACGCGGATCCCGTGCTGTCGGATGAAGGCGATCTTGTTCTCCAAGCGGTTCTCGATAACCTGATTGAGGTCCTCCAGCAGAGAGATCTCCTCACGCATGAAGAGGTCTCTGTTGGTGTCAAGAGCGTAGTCCTGTGGCCAGAAGGAGCTGACGTAGACTCTTGGGGGCTCCGTCACGTTGATCAGGGGTGCCATGCTCCAGAAGAGGGCGCCGTAGACGCGCATTAAATCCTGAGTTGTCAGACTGTCAGCCTTGTTGAGGATTATACGGATCTGTGACTCGCGTCCCTTCATCTGTCTAAACAGCATTTCAAGTTCTAATCCCACATCCAGTTTGGTTGGGTCAAAGACCAGGAAGATGAGGTCGGCACGGTCAATAAACCACTGGCACACATCACTATAGGGGTACCCTATAAAACCACAACGAATCCTGTTAGAGCTGTGCACGATATTCTATTTATACTTCACAGTATTAAACTTCACAGTATTGAACATTTGATTATGATAATATAATTCATTTGTTTTCTCACCTCTCTCTTGTTGCTTACGGTTCTCAATGATTCCCGGTGTGTCCACAAAAGTAACCCGCTCGAGCAGTTTGTGCGGCATCTCAATTCCGACCAGCTTTTCTAGGAAACCCTGACCAAACTTCTCCAGCGGTGAGAAGGAGCGAGAACTGTCTGCGGCCATTACAATGCCCTCAATGGTACGAACCTTCTCACCATGCATTAGTACAGTGTATTCTGAGGTTGTGGGCTCAGCCcctgagaacacacacacaaaaaaacacataagGAGATAAAAATGTTCTTAGATGCAGCTTAGTTTGATTTGTAAATTCCtacatgcaaaaaaatatatttgcctACATTTTACTGTCAATTTATTAAATCATGTAATATATATTGGAAAATATATAGAATGATACAGTGCTAATATATTATAGTACATTAAATAACACATATGGAATTGCCACTTTTAATATATTGACGTTTAAGcacttatttaattatttttattaaataatttaattatttaaatgtaaatacgttttaaatgatcatttaattcatttatattgcattatattttccaatatatttttgtttcataaggGTTACCTGTGTAAAGTTGTGAACTGTCCTGGAGACCCAGAAGATAATTGATCATGGAAGACTTGCCAACACTCCAGGGACCCAGAAACAGGACCATGGGCTTTGAAGTGATCTCTGCATctgaacaaaatgaagaaaacagaTTATGGTAGGACTTTAATCGGTGATTTGGAGTTCACAACAAATTTGACCCTCTTTGTGGAAGCAGTGGTCTGTTATGATTGTGACTGCAAATGTGATTCCAATGTCTCTTGTCtgaagggatagtccacccaaaaattaaaattctgtcaaaatgtattcaccctcatgtcatttaaaacctggggaacacaaaagaatatattttgagaaatgtctcggtggttttgtgtctatacaatggaagtaaatggggtccactgttgtttggttaccaacatttttctaaatatcttattttgtgttttgcagaagaaagaaagtcatacaggtttggaatgacatgagggtgagtaattaatgacatAATTCTGGGTAAAATGCTACCTTTTAAGACTACACTTGAAAGAAGTTTACCTGACACCTCGTGTTGTCTGAGCTCATTGTACTTGTAGGCCATCTCCAGGGGTTTAATCGCTGTGCTGTAGATATGCTGCAGCTTCTTCAGAGCATCTacgggaaaaataaaaattaagggGAAATTATGGATTAAGGCAagtagaaatgtaaaaaattcaattgaaaggcagaataataaaaaaggataaaaaatTGTATAAGATGAATACATTCTCTGGATGATGATGTACAGAGAGGAATTGGtcacaaaaaatacacatacaaatctgtattttttattagttcAAACTTGCATAACCATGTTTAAAGCACAAACTGCAAAATGTTGTGTATGTAAATAAGAGGTCCAATAAAGATGGCAGATTATTTAATGCAAACTGCTTTATTTTTTGCACATGATAGTTGTGACCAATGAAATAAGCACacagaaaattattttagttGAGCTAGAATGTAACTGGTTAATGGGATGATATAATATAACTTTATTTCTCTTTATGAAGATGAGATATAAAGCTGGATGCTTGCATGTCTCACCGACAAATGCCTGTGATGGTTCAGCTGAGGCCAGCTGCAGTGTGTCTTCAATGTGAGACCAATCTCTGGTGTCAGAAGCTGAGGGGGTTTCCTTCCCTGTCAGAGAAAACAATAGTCAAAATTAGCATATCATATCATCGTAACATTTTCTTCAGGATACAAGCATCACTTTTGTcccattatttttttttttattatttatgcatttggcagacgacttacattgcattatactatacatattgcttctaagtatgtgcaatccctgggttcgaacccatgaccttggcgttgctagcgccatgctgctctaaccactgagctacaggaaagcatatGACTGCAATAACTACATCAGCTGTCTATCTGGAGTCAGTTAAACACAAACAGTGCATTCTACTAAACACCCAGGCCGGAGAACAAATGGTTATAAATGACAATGGACGTGTGCCAAGGGATATTACTGTGAGGTTATTTTGCTGGTGGGTTTATTCAAAGTATCAGGTATGGAACATGAAGGTCCTTTACTACGGCGTCCTACTGCGCCCCCTAGTGACTGAAAAAATATAGTGCCCTTCTTTGTCTTATTTCTACTATAATGGAGTTCGtatctttaaaataatttcagaAATATGTCATTTACTTTTAAAGACAAATGTGTCCTTACAAGTTTATTTCATTGTTGTGACTGGATCATACTGTACCTTTCATAGTTTCTTTGAGTGCTGGATTGTCAGCTGACACTGTGACTTCTCCAGCAGGTGCAGGAACATCTTGGACCACATCTTCTGGAGTAGTTTCTGTCACATCCTCCGTTTCTTCTTGGGTTATTTCCACAACCTCCTCAACAACCTCTGCTGCTTGTTCTTCAGCAGCTGCTGCATCCGCCTCCTCTATTTCATCTTCAGGTTCTTCCACAGATGTAGACTCCTCTGAGACATTCTCTATGTGCTCCAGTGGTTCTTCAGGCTGAGGAACCATCTCTGCCTCTTCTTCAGAACTTGGAACCTCATCTGCCACCTCATCATGTTGAATAACCTCCTCCTTCTCCAGTACCTCCACCTGAGTCTGAGATGATTCCTCATTTACCTCTTCTTCAGTTTGAGaaacctcctcttcctcctcaacCTCATTCTCAGTTTGATGAACCTCCTCCTCAACCTCATCATCAGTCTGATgaacctcctcttcctcctcaacCTCATCCTCAGTCTGATgaacctcctcttcctcctcaacCTCATCCTCAGTCTGATGAACCTCNTTTTGAAGTATGTCGTCAACTTCCCCCCATtcccttgcattggttttgtgtccatacattagaagtgaacggggaccggtgctgttcggttaccaactttcttcaaaatatcttctttggcgttctgcagaagaaagaaagtcatacaggtttgaaatgacaagagggtgagtaaatgatgacagatttttcatttttaggtgaactgtcactttaagaagaATTTACAAGGCAACTctgctgaaaaacaaaaattctgccatgaattactcacccgcAAGTCGTTCGACAAGCCTAGGACATCCGTTCATCTTCGCAACGCAAATTAAGATAGTTTTGATGAAGCTCATAGACAGCAAAGTAACTGACATTTTGCGCTTTgaaagaatgagctatttctatctacattcaccgaattcgccatgttgtttctacagtagccctaaacggacaaactgcactacagagcgcattttgtaaatgcattatctccttcggcaaagacgCCAACACGTGataacatcttagtcctgtgagagccgccataatgcttcgaaagggaggggcgtggggtggagtgaaccgttggttgctattctcaacctcaccgctagatgccgctaaaatctccacattgcacctttaatttAACCTGAGAGGACATTAAAACCGAACCCAGCACAAATATGACCTCTTGACATCACATTTGgtgactgtaaaaaaataattgttggaAATCGGAAGTCCTGGCAACATATATTTCTACattaactcatcaaaataagttaTGAATTTCAGCTTGTTTTAGTGACAGcaattgtaaacaaatatactaattaataaataatcataAGCATGAAATAGTGGGCAAAACATTTCACCCTCACACTGACTGGCTACTAGAGCCAATTTAATCAATTAGACACATCCAAAGGAACACATAAGCCTGGCAAAGAGCAATTTAATGAGTGAGTGCTCTTACAGCATGATGAATGCCAGGGGTGGAACAGATTTATCAGCACTAACTATAGACACTGGTGCCCTCTGCTGTGAGCATGGTTTTGTAATGTAGCCTAAAGTCTATTTTGTTTCCAGCACGTCAAAGGCACTTTATGACGATGACATTTTTGTGTATTGTCTTAAAGgttctgtgtgtatttttttggaggatcaattgacagaaatgcaatataatatacacaactatgtcttcagaggtgtataaagagcttacataatgaagcgttatgttttatctCATTTATTAGAATGAGGTATTTctatacatacaccgcgggtccccttacatgcaATTTACCttgatgtttctacagtagccctaaacggacaaactgttctatagaacatgtttcgtaaatacattatctccttcggcaaagaagcgaaaacgtgacgacatcttagttctgtgtcagccaccgtagtgcttcaaaagggggtggagtgagctgttgaaACTCAACATTACTCCTTCAAGAGTAAATTAGCATTTAGATGAATAAGCAAATATAATTAATAAGCTTGAAAAAACAATATGTGTTTCTCGCAATTTAACCGTTTACATGGTCAATAGAGACCCTGTCTATGATCCAGTGTGAATGTAATTTTGAGATTTTGAGTATCAAAGTAGTCATTgccataaaatgacaaaaataggtGTATATATGGCTGTAAATTGAAGATATAGCTGGGTTTATGGagggtcacatatacagtaGCACACTGAATAAGTGCTGTCCATACACGTGCTTAAATCATACTGCAATAGGCTGCATATTTACCCCCTCAGGcatggtacaaaatggacaaaacactaaacttttaaagggatagttcacccaaaaatgaaaattctgtcatcatttactcaacctcaggttgttccaaacctgtataaatgtctttgttctgctaaacacaaaggaagatatttggaagaatgtcagtaaccaaacagatctcatcccccattgactctcatagtatttattttccctaatatggcagtaaatgggggatgagatctgtttggttactgacattcttccaaatatcttcctttgtgtttagcagaacaaagacatttatacaggtttggaacaacctgaggttgagtaaatgatgacagaattttcatttttgggtgaactatccctttaaaagtttagtgttttgtccattttgtaccatgCCTGAGGGGGTAAATATGCAGCCTATTGCAGTATGATTTAAGCACGTGTATGGACAGCACTTATTCAGTGTGCtactgtatatgtgaccctCCATAAACCCAGCTATATCTTCAATTTACAGCCATATATACacctatttttgtcattttatggcAATGACTACTTTGATACTCAAAATCTCAAAATTACATTCACACTGGATCATAGACAGGGTCTCTATTGACCATGTAAACGGTTAAATTGCGAGAAACACATATTGTTTTTTCAAGCTTATTAATTATATTTGCTTATTCATCTAAATGCTAATTTACTCTTGAAGGAGTAATGTTGAGTttcaacagctcactccacccccttttgaagcactacggtggctgacacagaactaagatgtcgtcacgttttcgcttctttgccgaaggagataatgtatttacgaaacatgttctatagaacagtttgtccgtttagggctactgtagaaacatcaaGGTAAATtgcatgtaaggggacccgcggtgtatgtatagAAATACCTCATTCTAATAAATGagataaaacataacgcttcattatgtaagctctttatacacctctgaagacatagttgtgtatattatattgcatttctgtcaattgatcctccaaaaaaatacacacagaacCTTTAAGACAATACACAAAAATGTCATCGTCATAAAGTGCCTTTGACGTGCTGGAAACAAAATAGACTTTAGGCTACATTACAAAACCATGCTCACAGCAGAGGGCACCAGTGTCTATAGTTAGTGCTGATAAATCTGTTCCACCCCTGGCATTCATCATGCTGTAAGAGCACTCACTCATTAAATTGCTCTTTGCCAGGCTTATGTGTTCCTTTGGATGTGTCTAATTGATTAAATTGGCTCTAGTAGCCAGTCAGTGTGAGGGTGAAATGTTTTGCCCACTATTTCATGCTtatgattatttattaattagtatatttgtttacaattgCTGTCACTAAAACAAGCTGAAATTCAtaacttattttgatgagttaatGTAGAAATATATGTTGCCAGGACTTCCGATTtccaacaattatttttttacagtcacCAAATGTGATGTCAAGAGGTCATATTTGTGCTGGGTTCGGTTTTAATGTCCTCTCAGGTTaaattaaaggtgcaatgtggagattttagcggcatctagcggtgaggttgagaatagcaaccaacggttcactccaccccacgcccctccctttcgaagcattatggcggctctcacaggactaagatgttatCACGTGTTGGcgtctttgccgaaggagataatgcatttacaaaatgcgctctgtagtgcagtttgtccgtttagggctactgtagaaacaacatggcgaattcggtgaatgtagatagaaatagctcattctttcAAAGCGCAAAATGTCAGTTACTTTGCTGTCTATGAGCTTCATCAAAACTATCTTAATTTGCGTTGCGAAGATGAACGGATGTCCTAGGCTTGTCGAACGACTTGctggtgagtaattcatggcagaatttttgtttttcagcagAGTTGCCTTGTAAATtcttcttaaagtgacagttcacctaaaaatgaaaaatctgtcatcatttactcaccctcttgtcatttcaaacctgtatgactttctttcttctgcagaacgccaaagaagatattttgaagaaagttggtaaccgaacagcaccggtccccgttcacttctaatgtatggacacaaaaccaat from Triplophysa rosa linkage group LG25, Trosa_1v2, whole genome shotgun sequence includes these protein-coding regions:
- the wu:fb80c09 gene encoding sarcalumenin — translated: MVPQPEEPLEHIENVSEESTSVEEPEDEIEEADAAAAEEQAAEVVEEVVEITQEETEDVTETTPEDVVQDVPAPAGEVTVSADNPALKETMKGKETPSASDTRDWSHIEDTLQLASAEPSQAFVDALKKLQHIYSTAIKPLEMAYKYNELRQHEVSDAEITSKPMVLFLGPWSVGKSSMINYLLGLQDSSQLYTGAEPTTSEYTVLMHGEKVRTIEGIVMAADSSRSFSPLEKFGQGFLEKLVGIEMPHKLLERVTFVDTPGIIENRKQQERGYPYSDVCQWFIDRADLIFLVFDPTKLDVGLELEMLFRQMKGRESQIRIILNKADSLTTQDLMRVYGALFWSMAPLINVTEPPRVYVSSFWPQDYALDTNRDLFMREEISLLEDLNQVIENRLENKIAFIRQHGIRVRIHTLLVDRYLQTYHDKLGWFSDPDEVFRDIVSDPDKFYIFKSILAKTNVSKFDLPEPEAYRDFFGVNPPSGFKLLSSHCSWSGGCLLEKIEKAITEDLPALLSNLAEKKQAKAEPPAETKEKPQNPWRRQ